GAGCAATGTTTATACAAAGATATTAGTGTGCAATCTGTTTTTAATAATTTGCATGTTCAACTGGCTATAGGCTCTGAATATTTTGTTGAAATAGGTAAGTTTAGAGCCTTTAATAGTTTATTGCATGAAATTGCTAAGAAATATGGTGTGACCAATTTTAAACATAGTTTAACAGCTAAAACATCTATTTGGAGTAAATCGGTTACCGATGCACATACTAATTTATTGCGAGCCACTACTGAGGCCATGTCTGCTATTTTAGGAAACACCGATGGTGTTTTAATTGATGCTTATGATAAAGAATTTAATGAAGCTTCGGATTTTTCGAATAGAATAGCGGGCAATATTTCAACTATTTTAAAGGAAGAATCTTATCTAGGTAAAGTAGCAAATCCCGTAGATGGATCTTATTATATTGAAGAAGTAAGTACTAAAATTGCTGATAAAGCTTTATACCTTTTTAAAGCAATTGAAGCACAAGGTGGTTTTTATAAAGCTTTTGAAAGTGAATATATTCAACAACAAATTGCGGAGATTCGTCAAGAAAAAATAAAACTGATAAGTCAAAGAAGATTGCCCATGGTTGGGGTAAATAAATATCCTAATCTTATGGAAACGGTTCCTTCAAAAGTTTTATCATCTCAAGTTATCGCAAATCCTAAAGTATTAACACCAAGAAGAGCTTCCTTAGAAATTGAAGCTTTAAGAAAAGTAACCGAGCAAATAGTTGATGAAACGGGTAAACGTCCTGTAGTGGAGCTTACAAGTTTTGGAAATTTAACGATGCGTAAAGCAAGAGCTGCTTTTTCCTATGATTTTATAGGGGTTAGTGGTTTCAAAATATTACAGGAAAAGAGTTTTGAAAATGTAGAAGAAGCCGCAAAAAGTAGCGCACAATCAGAATCTGATGTGGTTGTAATTTGTAGTTCTGATGCCGATTATGATGAAAATGCTTTACTATTTATTGAAACATTTAGAAGGATTAATTCAGAGAAAGTACTTCTGTTAGCAGGAAATCCTCTAAACATATTGAATTCTTTAACTGCTGCTGGATTGGATGGCTGCATTCATTTGAAATCGGATGTCATCCAAACCATCTCAGGTGTTCAGAAAAAAATTCAGAAGTATAACAACCTATTAAAGGTGTGACATTGAAATTTGGTGATTCCATATTACCATTGAATAAAAATACTAGAAATTATGAGACCAGATTTTTCAGATATAACATTAGATACTGTTAAGAAACATGAAACAGTACTATCAGATACCCAACAAGTTTGGAATACGCCTGAGGGAATTCCTGTAAAAAAACATTTTTCAAAACACGATATTGATAATGCGGAACATTTGGGATTTGCTGCCGGGTTACCTCCGTTTACAAGAGGGCCGTACAGTACAATGTATGTTACTAGACCATGGACCATTCGTCAATATGCAGGATTTTCAACGGCTGAAGAGTCGAATGCGTTTTACAGAAGAAATTTAGCTGCTGGACAAAAAGGACTCTCAGTAGCATTTGATTTAGCAACACATAGAGGCTACGATTCCGACCATCCGCGTGTAACAGGTGATGTTGGAAAAGCAGGAGTTGCTATCGATTCTATTTTGGATATGGAGATTTTATTCGACCAGATTCCTTTAGATAAAATGTCGGTTTCAATGACTATGAATGGTGCTGTGTTGCCCATTATGGCGTTTTATATTGCAGCGGCAAAAAAACAAGGTGTGTCTTTAGACCATTTAAGTGGCACCATTCAAAATGATATTTTAAAAGAATTTATGGTGCGTAATACGTATATCTATCCACCATTGCCTTCCATGAAAATTATTGGTGACATTTTTGACTACACCACGAAGCATATGCCTAAATTCAATTCCATTTCTATTAGTGGTTACCACATGCAAGAAGCTGGTGCTACGGCCGATATTGAGTTGGCATACACCTTAGCCGATGGTATGGAATATATTAGAACAGGTTTGGCTTCTGGTTTAAAAATTGATGAATTTGCTCCCAGACTTTCGTTTTTTTGGGCGGTTGGAATGAATCATTTTATGGAAATTGCAAAAATGCGTGCTGCACGGATGCTTTGGGCAAAAATTATTAAATCGTTTCATCCAACCAATCCAAAATCGATGGCATTGCGTACGCATAGTCAAACATCGGGTTGGAGTTTAAGTGAACAAGATCCTTTTAATAATGTAGCGAGAACTTGTGTGGAAGCTATGGCCGCAGGTTTAGGAGGCACACAATCCTTACATACAAACGCCTTGGATGAAGCGATAGCTTTACCAACCGATTTTTCAGCACGAATAGCACGTAATACGCAAATTTATATTCAAGAAGAAACACAAATTACTAAGGCCGTAGATCCTTGGGCCGGTTCGTATTATGTGGAATACTTAACACAAGAAATCGCTAAAAAAGCTTGGAAACTTATTGAAGAAGTTGAAGAACTAGGGGGTATGGCTAAAGCTATTGAAACAGGCGTTCCTAAAATGCGTATAGAAGAGGCTTCGGCACGTAAACAAGCCCGTTTAGATTCTGGACAAGATATTTTGGTTGGTGTGAATAAATTTAGAACCGATGAAAAATCGAATATCGAGATTTTAGAAGTAGATAATTCTACTGTCCGATTATCTCAAATAGAACGTTTGAAAAAATTAAGAGCGCATAGACATCAGGATGTGGTGAATGCCAATTTAAAAGCATTAACAGATTGTGCAGAAACAGGTAAAGGAAATTTATTAGAATTGGCTGTTGAGGCTGCTGAAAATTTCGCAACTTTAGGTGAAATATCGGATGCTTTAGAAGTTCATTTTGGACGTCATAAAGCGGATAATAAATTAATAAGCGGTGTGTACGGAAAAGAAGTAAAAGACGATAGTTTGTTTGAAAAAGCACAACTACTTGCTGATAAATTTGCTGAAATAGAAGGGCGTCGTCCGCGTGTGATGGTGGCTAAAATGGGACAAGATGGACACGATAGAGGAGCTAAAGTGGTAGCGTCAAGTTTTGCCGATTTAGGATTTGATGTTGATATGGGGCCTTTATTTCAAACCCCAGAAGAAGTGGCTAAACAAGCCATTGAAAACGATGTTCATTTTGTTGGAGCATCCAGTTTGGCTGCTGGTCATAAGACCTTAATTCCACAATTAATTGGGGAACTAGAAAAACTAGGAAGACCAGACATTATGGTGTTTGCTGGTGGTGTGATTCCAGAACAAGATTATAATTATTTATTGGAACGTAAAGTGGTAGCCATTTTTGGACCTGGAACTGTAATTTCTAAAGCTGCAATTAGTATTATGGAAAAATATTTGGAGCAAGAATAGACTTTGTTATTATTTGAATGGTTGAAACTCCGTTTGTGTTATGTCATACAGATGGAGTTTTTTGTGCATTCATATTCTAAGTTCGATTAGTAAGTTTTTAATTATCAATCAGTTTACTAAAATTTTACGATATTTTATTTAATTTTAATACTTTTAAGATCCAAATAAAGACCTAGCAGGCGGCTAAAAGAATAATTATTTGTTACTGAAATTCAAATTGTTAATAAGCATCGTATTCCTATTTACATGCGTATTAACTATCTTAGTAGTAACGTGATTTGGGTTAGATTGAGATTATACTACCTACTTAGCATATTATAACCATACTATAACCATGCTATAACTATACAGTATCTACCAAGCATCTACGAAGTATGTAAGCGTGAGCTATGCTCTGATTATTCATTTTCAGAAAATTAGTGTTGGATGTTACACTTAGCTTGGCGATGTACTACTTTAAATGGACTTCGACAAGCTCAGGTACACATTTTGGTGCTAGGAAATAGTTTGGTAACGCAGAGTGAATAATATTTTTTTAAAATTTTTTCCAAACTGTGTTCGCTGTAGCACAAACCTTATTGCTTCCTTCCACTTTAATGGTGTGTTGAAAAGAATAATCTATACCATTCTTATTTGTTAAAGATAACACATGGTCGCCATATTGAGCTTCAGAAATAAAACGACCATCTATTTCGTGTAAATAATAATGATCAACAATATCTTCAGGTATCGATTCAATAACCCACTGTAAATACTTGATATTATTTACGTGCTTATTACTGTCTATATCAAACCTATGAACTTTGAATTTTTTAATATGGTCTGCAACATCTAACGCGTCTATTTTTTTCTTGATGTTTTTTATGATGGATTCTTCACCGAAAAAAGACCATTTTTCTTTCATATCATTAAAAATGGGTAATGGTTTCCTTTTTTCAATATCAAAGAAAACCCATAAACCTTTGGCGCTGCCTATTATATTTTGTTGTTCATCAAAAATAATATTCTCTCTATAACCTTTAATAGAAGTGTAGCTTGATAACCAGGTTCTAATGGTGATTTTTTCTTTGTAATTAGGATAGCGATCCATTTTTAAAACCCCAGAAACCAATACCCATCCCACATTTTTTTTAAGAAGGTCGAATAAACTGTGGTTTATAGAATAACAATGGTCTGCCGCAGTTTCTTCTAATAAAGCTAAAATGATTATAGGCGTCGCCAAGCCTAATTTATTTGTTTCGAAATATCTCAGTTCAAATTGTTTGTCAAAATAATTTTCAAACTTCATTTTTTATAATTTCAAAAAGACTTTTTAAATGTTTCAATAATGTCTTGTGCTGCTTTTATAGGTGAAATTTCAGAAGAAATAATCGCTTTTTCTAAAACAGAAAGCGTGCTGGCCATATTTTCGGAAGCATAAAACATGTGTTTTAATTCTTCATTGATGTTATTATACATCCAATGTATTTTTTGATGGTTTCTGTTTTTTATAAAATAACCATTATCAGTTACTAACTGTTTGTATTTTACAACTTCGTCCCACACTCTATCGATTCCCGTATTTTTGGTTGAAGACGCTTTTGTTACTACTGGCTCCCAACCAGATTCTGATTGCGGAAAAATATGTAAGGCATTTTGGTATTGCAAACGCGCCATTTCACTCATTCGAACGTTATCGCCATCAGCCTTATTAATAACCACCATATCGGCCATTTCCATGATGCCTTTTTTAATACCTTGAAGTTCGTCGCCAGCACCGGCTAACATTAAAAGCAAGAAAAAATCGGTCATCCCATGAACAGCTGTTTCCGATTGTCCCACACCAACTGTTTCAATTAAAATTATATCATACCCAGCAGCCTCACACAGCAACATGCTTTCGGCTGTTTTGTTAGCCACACCACCAAGCGTGTCGCCAGAAGCAGATGGACGAATGTAGGCGTTCTCTAAATTACTCAGTGCTTCCATGCGTGTTTTATCGCCTAAAATACTGCCTTTTGATCGTTGGCTACTTGGATCAATAGAAAGAATGGCTACTTTATAACCTTGATTGATGATGTGTTTTCCGAAAACTTCAATAAAAGTGCTTTTTCCAACACCAGGAACTCCGGTAATACCGATTCTGATAGAATTTCCCGAAGCGGGTAAAATACCTTGAATAACATCTTTGGCAAGTGTTTTATCACTTTCTAAATTGCTTTCTATAATTGTAATGGCTCTGGAGAGAATAACGCGATCGCCTGCTAAAACACCATCGATATAAGCTTGTGCGGAGAGTCGGTTTTTGGGTTTGTAGTTTGACATTTAGTGGTAAAAAATTACTCCTATAAAGATACTGATAAAGTGAAAATTTGCCATGTGTTTGGGGTGTTTTTTGTGGAAATAATAAATTTTGTAAAATAGTTTTGCTTGTTATTTATCTGAAAAAAAAAATGTTAAATTGGTTTTCGATAAAATAAATAATAGGAACTAATATATAAGTTTGTTTTATTTTAATAACAAACATAAAGTGTAAACGGAATGGGAAGAAAAAAAATACATGATAAAGTACCTACTCATGATGAAATGATGATTCCTACTTTGGAAGCTCTAAAATTATTAGGTGGTTCAGGTTCTATAGAAGAAATAAATGAAAAGGTTTATGAGGTTGCTGGATATGATGAAGAGATTTTGGAAGTACCACATGATGAAAATGGAGTTCAAACTAAAGTTGAATACAGGTTAGCTTGGGCAAGAACATATTTGAAAAAATATGGGTTGATAGATAATTCTTCTCGAGGTGTTTGGGCATTAAATAATAACGAAATTGATACAACTAATCTTAATCCTAACCAAATTTTAAAAGAAGTTAGAGAACAAGCTAGAAAACCTAAATCCGATAAAATTAAAACAATAAAGGAGGTTGAGTCTGATATAGAGGAGGAAGTTGAAGATCAAATTGATTGGAAAGAAAGTTTAATTTCAATTATATTAAAAATTGAGCCTTCAGCTTTTGAAAGACTTTGTCAAAGGATTTTAAGAGAAAGTGGATTTGTGCAAGTTGAAGTTACTGGAAAATCGGGAGATGGAGGAATTGATGGGAAAGGAATAGTTAGGTTAAATGGTTTTCTAAGTTTTCATGTCTTTTTTCAATCAAAAAGATATAAAGGTTCTGTTGGTTCTGGTGATATCAGGGATTTCCGAGGAGCGATGCAAGGTAGAGCAGATAAAGGACTTTTTATTACAACAGGAAATTTTACAAGAGAAGCAATTAAAGAAGCCACAAGAGATGGAGCGCCTCCAATTGATTTAATTGATGGAGAATTATTATGTGATAAATTGAAAGAGTTTAATCTAGGAGTAAAAACAGAACTTATAGAAGATGTTTCTGTAAATGCTGAATGGTTTTCGAAAATTTAAATAAAAAATCAGCTATAAAAAGTAACTCAATATAAGGCATCATTATTAGCAATAATATCTATATGTGTTTAAAAGTTAGAGTTAGTGATTTAAGTACTATCATTTTTAAGCCTCTGAAACAATAAGTTAATTGATAAGCAGATGGCTTCGGCGTACACTTCTCGCCATGACGGACATTATGGTGTTCCCGTCATTGCGAGGCACGAAGCAATCTGTAAATTGGGTGCTGAAATGTTGGGTGTAACTCCAAATAAACAGATTGCTTCGTCGTACCTCCTCGCAATGACTAGGAAATAATGAACAGATCGCTTCGTCGTACCTCCTCGCAATGACGAGTAGAATAAACAGATTGCCTCACTTTTTTTCTAATGAAAAAGCTAGCAATGACGGAAATTATTAAATTAGTGACATGAAAAAATCATTTGTTTACTTTATGACCAATAAAAATAACACCGTTATTTATGTTGGTGTAACTAGTGATTTATTAAAAAGGGTTTATCAGCACAAAACGAAAATTTATAAAGGATTTACTTTTAAATACAATTGTGATAAGCTTATTTTTTTTGAAGAATTTGATGCTATAAATCAAGCCATTGCCAGAGAAAAGCAAATAAAAGGTGGTAGTAGGAAACGAAAAGAAGAATTAATAAATTCGATAAACCCTGAATGGCATGATTTGTCGGATGGATGGTTGTTTTATTTTGATAGATGAATAATGTAATGAATCGTCATTGCGAGGCACGAAGCAATTTCATGATGTATGCTTCAAAGCGACTTAAAGTTGTATTACATACAGATTGCTTCGTCGTACCTCCTCGCAATGACGAGGAAAGAATAAACAGATTGCTTCGTACCTCGCAATGACGTTTGGGTTTTGTCGTTGCGTTAGCGATTGAAGCGTTATCCTTTTTAAAACTTTGTGAATCAGTTGGTTAATTGATGAGCAGATTGCTTCGTTGGTTTCTCACTCGCAATAACCAAAAGTATGATGTTTACGTCATTGCGAGGAACGAAGCAATCTCATGCAGCGTACAAAAGTGTTTCAAGGTAAATAACAAACAGATGGCTTCGTCGTTCCTTCTCGCCATGACGAAAAGAAGAAACAGATTACTTCAGTCGTGCCTCCTTTGTAATGACGTAATATTTCTGCCTTTGCGTTAGCGATTGAAGCGTTATCCTTTTTAAAACTTTATGAAGCAGTTGGTTAATTGATGAGCAGATTGCTTCGTTCGTTTCTCACTCGCAATGACGGTAAACAATTGTTTTAAAAAGATTTAAGCGGAAAGCGCGACCCTTGTGGTAACGCCCAAATACTTATAAAAAAAATCTCAAAACACTATTTAAAGTTTGTTTTGAGATTGATTAATTTTTATGATGTTGGATGTTAATTTATACTTTAGAAGTCAGCGATTTAATAAACACATAACCAAAGCCTAAAAATAACATTAAGTGGAAAGGGAACAGTCCGAAATCCCCACCTTGGTTCCCTACTATAAAAGCACTGTACATACCAAAAGCAAAATATGCCATTAATAAACCTTCGAAAATAACGTGTATGGATATTGTTTTTTTAATGTATTTATTCTTTTTCCAGCCTTCTTTAAGAGAACTGATGTTGAATTTTGGTGTGCGTACAAATTCACTTTTCTTACCCCAATGACCTTCTAAAACGGCAATAGAGTTATGTAATGAAAAGCCCATAGCGATGGAGAAAAACACAAAAAACATACCGATGTAACGGATGAAGTTTTTAAACCCACCACCATAAATATTTTTGTACATAAACCAATAGCATACAAAAAATATGATAGAGCTTACCACAAAGAAACTCATAACGTAAAAGTAAGGTTTTAAGTGTGTGTACTCATTTTTTATGTATAGCATCGGGATGCTTAATACGGCTACAACAAGTACATTTAAAAACATGGTGCTGTTTAGTAAATGTAGCAAACCGTGTAATTTTGTTTTTGCTGAAATGTTTTTGCTTTTTAAAACCCGCCAAAGCATTTTTCTAAAGTTTTCGGCACCACCTTTGTTCCATCTAAATTGTTGTGAACGGGCTGCGCTAATTACGATTGGTAATTCGGCAGGGGTTTCAACGTTCTCAAGATATTTGAATTTCCAATTTTTAAGTTGGGCACGGTAGCTTAAATCTAAATCTTCGGTTAAGGTATCACCTTCCCAGTTTCCGGCATCTATAATACAGGTCTTTCTCCAAAGTCCTGCGGTACCGTTAAAGTTAATAAAGTGTCCTTTACTATTTCTACCTACTTGTTCTAAAGTAAAATGAGCATCTAAAGCGAAGGCTTGTATTTTTGTAAGGATGGAATAATTGCGGTTTAAATGCCCCCAACGCGTTTGAACAACACCAATTTTTTCATCCTTAAAATAAGGAACGGTGCGTTTTAGCCAATCGGTTTGCGGTAAAAAATCGGAATCGAAAATGGCAATAAATTCACCTTTAGCAATTACTAAACCTTCTTTTAAAGCACCTGCTTTAAAACCTGTTCTATCTATTCTTGTAATGTGTGTAATATCTAATCCTGTAGCTTTTAATGCTTCAACATGTGCACGAGTTGTTTCTACAGTTTCATCGGTAGAATCGTCTAATACTTGAATTTCAAGTTTGTTAGAAGGATAATCCATTTTTGCAATGTTATCTAACAAGCGTTCCATAACGTACATTTCGTTATAAACAGGCAGTTGTATAGTTACAAAAGGGATTTCTTCGGGATTTGAAAAATCGAAAGTTGGGGAATTATCTTTAGCCTTCTTTGAGGCTAGGTAATTCAGTAATAGATTTAATTGCGCAAGTGCATACATAAAAATAAGCAAAAGCGAAATGGTGTAAATAATGATAATGGTGGTTTCTAGAATCATTTTTTGATACTGTATTTAAAAATCCAACTTAAGATTTTTGCGCCAGCAAATATACTACCTTTTATGGTTCCTGAAACTTTTGAGACTCCAATTCTATTTCTGTAATTTACGGGCACTTCGGTGTATGTTAATTTTTGTTTTAAAGCCTTTAGTTGCATTTCTACTGTCCAACCATAGGTTTTGTCAATCATGTTTAGTGCTAATAATTTATCGTATTTTATGGCTCTAAATGGGCCTAAATCGGTAAATGTTGCACCAAAAAAAAGTGTCATTAAAGAGGTTGCTAACCAATTACCAAAAATTTGGGGTACGGTCATAGAA
The genomic region above belongs to Mariniflexile litorale and contains:
- a CDS encoding acyl-ACP thioesterase domain-containing protein, encoding MKFENYFDKQFELRYFETNKLGLATPIIILALLEETAADHCYSINHSLFDLLKKNVGWVLVSGVLKMDRYPNYKEKITIRTWLSSYTSIKGYRENIIFDEQQNIIGSAKGLWVFFDIEKRKPLPIFNDMKEKWSFFGEESIIKNIKKKIDALDVADHIKKFKVHRFDIDSNKHVNNIKYLQWVIESIPEDIVDHYYLHEIDGRFISEAQYGDHVLSLTNKNGIDYSFQHTIKVEGSNKVCATANTVWKKF
- the scpA gene encoding methylmalonyl-CoA mutase encodes the protein MRPDFSDITLDTVKKHETVLSDTQQVWNTPEGIPVKKHFSKHDIDNAEHLGFAAGLPPFTRGPYSTMYVTRPWTIRQYAGFSTAEESNAFYRRNLAAGQKGLSVAFDLATHRGYDSDHPRVTGDVGKAGVAIDSILDMEILFDQIPLDKMSVSMTMNGAVLPIMAFYIAAAKKQGVSLDHLSGTIQNDILKEFMVRNTYIYPPLPSMKIIGDIFDYTTKHMPKFNSISISGYHMQEAGATADIELAYTLADGMEYIRTGLASGLKIDEFAPRLSFFWAVGMNHFMEIAKMRAARMLWAKIIKSFHPTNPKSMALRTHSQTSGWSLSEQDPFNNVARTCVEAMAAGLGGTQSLHTNALDEAIALPTDFSARIARNTQIYIQEETQITKAVDPWAGSYYVEYLTQEIAKKAWKLIEEVEELGGMAKAIETGVPKMRIEEASARKQARLDSGQDILVGVNKFRTDEKSNIEILEVDNSTVRLSQIERLKKLRAHRHQDVVNANLKALTDCAETGKGNLLELAVEAAENFATLGEISDALEVHFGRHKADNKLISGVYGKEVKDDSLFEKAQLLADKFAEIEGRRPRVMVAKMGQDGHDRGAKVVASSFADLGFDVDMGPLFQTPEEVAKQAIENDVHFVGASSLAAGHKTLIPQLIGELEKLGRPDIMVFAGGVIPEQDYNYLLERKVVAIFGPGTVISKAAISIMEKYLEQE
- a CDS encoding GIY-YIG nuclease family protein is translated as MKKSFVYFMTNKNNTVIYVGVTSDLLKRVYQHKTKIYKGFTFKYNCDKLIFFEEFDAINQAIAREKQIKGGSRKRKEELINSINPEWHDLSDGWLFYFDR
- the meaB gene encoding methylmalonyl Co-A mutase-associated GTPase MeaB codes for the protein MSNYKPKNRLSAQAYIDGVLAGDRVILSRAITIIESNLESDKTLAKDVIQGILPASGNSIRIGITGVPGVGKSTFIEVFGKHIINQGYKVAILSIDPSSQRSKGSILGDKTRMEALSNLENAYIRPSASGDTLGGVANKTAESMLLCEAAGYDIILIETVGVGQSETAVHGMTDFFLLLMLAGAGDELQGIKKGIMEMADMVVINKADGDNVRMSEMARLQYQNALHIFPQSESGWEPVVTKASSTKNTGIDRVWDEVVKYKQLVTDNGYFIKNRNHQKIHWMYNNINEELKHMFYASENMASTLSVLEKAIISSEISPIKAAQDIIETFKKSF
- a CDS encoding methylmalonyl-CoA mutase family protein, with translation MNTNNIPLFSEFKPVTKQEWLDKVNIDLKGDDFNRKLVWKNLNDINIQPFYNTEDALDYLSHTGENSQALINYRCICVLSVESGNKQALKAIKEGVTGLLFELEENVSATTLLKGIDLNQVAVSFVLSKEAIRFPKDFFAFVEQNISHPKNLRGYIDLGLISNYVTKGISDVDPFESLASFVKLSTGYPNFKTITISGTAYLDAGSNQVQEVAYTLNSLVYLIEQCLYKDISVQSVFNNLHVQLAIGSEYFVEIGKFRAFNSLLHEIAKKYGVTNFKHSLTAKTSIWSKSVTDAHTNLLRATTEAMSAILGNTDGVLIDAYDKEFNEASDFSNRIAGNISTILKEESYLGKVANPVDGSYYIEEVSTKIADKALYLFKAIEAQGGFYKAFESEYIQQQIAEIRQEKIKLISQRRLPMVGVNKYPNLMETVPSKVLSSQVIANPKVLTPRRASLEIEALRKVTEQIVDETGKRPVVELTSFGNLTMRKARAAFSYDFIGVSGFKILQEKSFENVEEAAKSSAQSESDVVVICSSDADYDENALLFIETFRRINSEKVLLLAGNPLNILNSLTAAGLDGCIHLKSDVIQTISGVQKKIQKYNNLLKV
- a CDS encoding restriction endonuclease, yielding MGRKKIHDKVPTHDEMMIPTLEALKLLGGSGSIEEINEKVYEVAGYDEEILEVPHDENGVQTKVEYRLAWARTYLKKYGLIDNSSRGVWALNNNEIDTTNLNPNQILKEVREQARKPKSDKIKTIKEVESDIEEEVEDQIDWKESLISIILKIEPSAFERLCQRILRESGFVQVEVTGKSGDGGIDGKGIVRLNGFLSFHVFFQSKRYKGSVGSGDIRDFRGAMQGRADKGLFITTGNFTREAIKEATRDGAPPIDLIDGELLCDKLKEFNLGVKTELIEDVSVNAEWFSKI
- a CDS encoding glycosyltransferase family 2 protein — translated: MILETTIIIIYTISLLLIFMYALAQLNLLLNYLASKKAKDNSPTFDFSNPEEIPFVTIQLPVYNEMYVMERLLDNIAKMDYPSNKLEIQVLDDSTDETVETTRAHVEALKATGLDITHITRIDRTGFKAGALKEGLVIAKGEFIAIFDSDFLPQTDWLKRTVPYFKDEKIGVVQTRWGHLNRNYSILTKIQAFALDAHFTLEQVGRNSKGHFINFNGTAGLWRKTCIIDAGNWEGDTLTEDLDLSYRAQLKNWKFKYLENVETPAELPIVISAARSQQFRWNKGGAENFRKMLWRVLKSKNISAKTKLHGLLHLLNSTMFLNVLVVAVLSIPMLYIKNEYTHLKPYFYVMSFFVVSSIIFFVCYWFMYKNIYGGGFKNFIRYIGMFFVFFSIAMGFSLHNSIAVLEGHWGKKSEFVRTPKFNISSLKEGWKKNKYIKKTISIHVIFEGLLMAYFAFGMYSAFIVGNQGGDFGLFPFHLMLFLGFGYVFIKSLTSKV